One Novipirellula artificiosorum DNA segment encodes these proteins:
- a CDS encoding permease, translating into MNTKQLSILASLVGVFLFAYYVNFTSPEIQNAIHEAFYLLQWYVRYHTLACVVPAMFIAGAISVFFSKEAVLRHLGPNANKAEAYGVASISGTVLAVCSCSVLPMFAGIYRVGAGLGPASAFLYAGPAINVMAIFLTARVLGFDLGIARIIGSIVFAVIIGLIMSFLFRSDEEERTAAVMQLPDPPPAKRKFWQTSLFFVCMILFLVFSDWANPSQTEIVKTDGTKINASVLIRTAQIYRVQLQEPLGDLPKGAKLLLDVKEISSEKDLTPENYKWVAWIYHHRWYFAGALFLAVLAMSWGWFDRQELADWMAETWSFSKSIIPLLFGGVLLTGFVGALIPEEIVASWVGGDSFRANLVASMIGGMWYFATLTEIPILEALLGLGMGRGPALSLLLAGPALSLPSIAVIYSVIGFKKTLTFVALTIVMSTAVGMIFGWFFV; encoded by the coding sequence ATGAATACGAAACAGTTGTCGATCCTTGCCTCACTCGTAGGCGTGTTCCTGTTCGCCTATTACGTCAATTTCACCAGCCCAGAGATTCAAAACGCAATCCACGAAGCGTTCTATCTGTTGCAGTGGTACGTTCGCTACCACACGCTCGCCTGCGTTGTTCCAGCCATGTTCATTGCCGGTGCCATTTCCGTCTTCTTTTCAAAGGAAGCGGTCCTACGGCATTTAGGGCCAAACGCGAACAAGGCCGAAGCCTACGGAGTGGCTTCGATCTCGGGCACCGTGTTAGCCGTTTGTTCGTGCAGCGTCCTGCCAATGTTTGCGGGTATCTATCGCGTCGGCGCCGGGCTGGGTCCGGCATCGGCTTTTCTTTATGCCGGACCAGCCATCAACGTGATGGCGATTTTCCTAACCGCTAGGGTGCTCGGCTTTGATCTCGGTATTGCCCGCATCATTGGCTCGATCGTGTTTGCGGTGATCATTGGTTTGATCATGTCGTTCCTGTTTCGCTCGGATGAAGAAGAGCGAACCGCAGCGGTGATGCAATTACCTGACCCGCCGCCAGCAAAACGAAAGTTTTGGCAGACCTCGCTGTTCTTTGTCTGCATGATCCTGTTTCTCGTATTTAGCGATTGGGCAAACCCTAGCCAAACCGAAATCGTCAAGACTGACGGCACGAAAATAAACGCCTCGGTACTGATTCGTACCGCACAAATCTATCGAGTTCAGCTTCAAGAGCCACTCGGAGATTTGCCCAAGGGCGCGAAGCTATTACTCGACGTGAAGGAAATTTCATCCGAAAAAGACCTAACGCCTGAGAATTACAAGTGGGTTGCCTGGATCTATCACCATCGTTGGTATTTTGCGGGTGCGTTGTTCTTAGCGGTGCTGGCGATGTCTTGGGGATGGTTCGATCGCCAGGAGCTTGCCGATTGGATGGCAGAAACGTGGAGTTTTTCTAAGTCGATCATTCCGCTGCTATTCGGCGGTGTTCTGCTAACAGGTTTTGTGGGTGCTTTGATTCCTGAAGAGATTGTGGCAAGCTGGGTTGGCGGCGACAGTTTTCGAGCAAACTTGGTTGCGTCCATGATCGGTGGAATGTGGTACTTCGCAACGCTGACGGAGATTCCGATCCTCGAAGCACTGCTTGGCCTTGGAATGGGGCGAGGGCCAGCGCTTTCGCTGTTGCTTGCAGGGCCAGCACTTTCGCTGCCCAGTATCGCAGTGATCTACAGCGTCATTGGATTTAAGAAAACGCTCACCTTCGTGGCTTTGACCATTGTGATGAGCACGGCAGTGGGAATGATCTTTGGTTGGTTCTTCGTTTAA
- a CDS encoding C-GCAxxG-C-C family protein — protein sequence MSQINRRRAFTSLGMIGGATLFAGCKEAGLGVATAQSPAVPLWNYVKLNSGEVADRTYRMYPEGGCMYSVVGGVLGALADKVGEPFRSFPIEMMRYGDGGVGGCGSLCGVINGGSALIGMFHNEKPKEQREAMIAELVVWYETTPLPHYKPAKPEWANDAIPSISGSILCHLSTGKWCEASGCEAFSMEKKERCRRLAADGASKLVELLNHDFDGVPILGELTPKVQSCIDCHGKQEMGNAMVKMNCASCHSFEGEHP from the coding sequence ATGTCACAGATCAATCGACGCAGAGCGTTCACGTCGCTTGGAATGATCGGCGGTGCTACCCTATTCGCGGGATGCAAAGAAGCCGGTCTCGGGGTTGCGACCGCACAATCCCCCGCGGTTCCACTTTGGAACTATGTTAAGCTTAATTCGGGTGAGGTTGCCGACCGCACGTATCGCATGTATCCAGAAGGCGGGTGCATGTACAGCGTTGTTGGAGGAGTCCTAGGTGCATTGGCAGACAAGGTCGGCGAACCGTTTCGATCCTTCCCAATCGAGATGATGCGATACGGCGATGGGGGTGTTGGAGGCTGTGGTTCGCTTTGTGGTGTGATCAATGGTGGATCGGCGTTGATCGGAATGTTTCACAACGAGAAGCCAAAGGAACAGCGAGAAGCCATGATTGCCGAGTTGGTTGTCTGGTACGAGACAACACCGCTGCCACATTACAAACCGGCGAAACCGGAATGGGCAAACGACGCGATACCCAGCATATCGGGTTCCATTTTGTGTCATCTTTCGACAGGCAAGTGGTGTGAAGCGAGCGGATGTGAAGCGTTCAGTATGGAAAAGAAGGAGCGTTGCCGACGTCTTGCTGCCGATGGAGCAAGCAAACTTGTCGAGTTGCTCAACCATGACTTTGATGGCGTTCCAATATTGGGCGAGCTGACTCCGAAGGTGCAGTCATGCATTGATTGCCATGGCAAGCAGGAGATGGGCAACGCCATGGTAAAAATGAACTGCGCGAGTTGCCATTCGTTTGAAGGCGAACATCCATAA
- a CDS encoding nitrophenyl compound nitroreductase subunit ArsF family protein, with translation MDLQKTLSICLISFFAATVVVLIARAFDSQAASRLEPQLTRIADELEAIRASGGFASIPVDGVDKVAVRDGLVVYYFYSNTRCTTCRAIEAQTEETVRSDFAEELRSGKVTWKTLNYEQDRNADLASQFEIIMPVVVLARFENGAMVDWSRLDQVWGLVSDKPAFAEMIRDAVNKMLSESQNSDSETAESETKESQDLDSIPLPDSNGIPLPTP, from the coding sequence ATGGATTTGCAAAAAACTCTAAGTATCTGTCTGATCTCGTTCTTTGCAGCGACTGTCGTGGTCTTAATCGCGCGAGCGTTCGACTCACAAGCGGCAAGTCGCTTAGAGCCCCAATTGACTCGGATTGCTGACGAGCTTGAGGCGATCCGGGCCTCCGGTGGATTCGCAAGTATTCCAGTCGACGGTGTCGACAAGGTTGCGGTAAGGGACGGCCTCGTCGTCTATTACTTCTACAGCAACACACGCTGCACAACGTGCCGAGCCATCGAAGCACAAACGGAAGAAACCGTTCGTTCGGATTTCGCTGAAGAGCTACGAAGTGGAAAGGTAACTTGGAAGACGCTCAACTACGAACAAGACAGAAACGCAGATCTGGCGAGCCAATTTGAAATCATCATGCCCGTCGTCGTACTCGCTCGGTTTGAAAATGGAGCGATGGTCGATTGGAGTCGGCTGGACCAAGTTTGGGGACTGGTCAGTGACAAACCAGCCTTTGCCGAGATGATTCGCGACGCAGTGAACAAGATGCTTTCTGAGTCGCAAAACAGCGATTCAGAAACTGCTGAATCAGAAACCAAGGAGTCACAAGACCTTGATTCCATTCCATTGCCCGACAGCAATGGAATTCCGTTGCCGACCCCGTGA
- a CDS encoding nitrophenyl compound nitroreductase subunit ArsF family protein, with protein MYRFAFMTIVTFSAMLGSIANAADPPADRVLAMYFHRTERCPTCKMMGAYSEEAVKTGFADKLKDGTVEYRYIDYEKKENAELAKAYKVAGPALIVAKIEDKKVAKYKDLKDIWTKVREKPEFIKYVQENVKAFTQ; from the coding sequence ATGTACCGTTTTGCTTTCATGACGATCGTAACGTTTTCCGCCATGCTGGGTTCCATTGCGAATGCGGCTGATCCACCAGCGGATCGAGTTTTGGCAATGTACTTCCATCGCACCGAGCGCTGCCCAACCTGCAAGATGATGGGGGCTTACTCAGAAGAAGCCGTCAAAACGGGCTTTGCCGATAAGCTGAAGGATGGCACGGTTGAGTATCGCTACATTGATTATGAAAAGAAAGAAAACGCGGAGTTAGCAAAAGCCTACAAGGTCGCTGGGCCTGCCCTAATTGTCGCGAAAATTGAAGACAAAAAAGTTGCCAAGTACAAGGACTTGAAAGACATCTGGACCAAGGTTCGCGAAAAACCTGAGTTCATCAAATACGTGCAAGAGAACGTCAAAGCTTTCACGCAGTAA
- a CDS encoding thioredoxin family protein, which yields MKLIQILGTGCTKCENLKSNVEQAVQQSGVEARIEKVTDIVKITSFGVMMTPALAVDGEVKVVGKVPSPDEIAKLLA from the coding sequence ATGAAGTTGATTCAAATTTTGGGAACGGGTTGCACTAAGTGCGAGAACTTGAAATCGAATGTCGAGCAGGCGGTTCAGCAATCTGGCGTTGAAGCCAGGATCGAAAAAGTGACGGACATCGTCAAGATCACCAGCTTTGGTGTGATGATGACACCGGCACTGGCGGTCGATGGTGAGGTGAAAGTGGTTGGAAAAGTTCCATCGCCCGACGAGATCGCCAAACTGCTTGCTTAG
- a CDS encoding ArsR/SmtB family transcription factor, translating to MNKKEFAKYEARAQIFKALAHPARLRIMDELALHQERCVCDLTAIIGSDMSTVSRHLSVLKNAGLVGVEKRGQMVFYRSTVCCLAGFSECVEKILASNAAEQRAVLN from the coding sequence ATGAACAAAAAAGAATTTGCCAAATACGAAGCCCGCGCCCAAATCTTCAAGGCGCTCGCCCATCCCGCTCGATTGCGGATCATGGATGAGCTTGCCCTGCATCAAGAACGCTGCGTTTGCGATTTGACTGCGATCATCGGATCGGACATGTCAACCGTGTCACGGCACTTGTCCGTACTCAAGAACGCTGGTTTGGTTGGCGTCGAAAAACGTGGACAAATGGTTTTTTATCGTTCGACCGTCTGTTGCCTTGCCGGATTCTCCGAGTGCGTCGAAAAGATACTGGCAAGCAACGCGGCTGAACAACGGGCGGTGCTGAACTAG
- a CDS encoding aromatic aminobenezylarsenical efflux permease ArsG family transporter, with the protein MAGRNWPYIIYDQGTPPKGLAMLTYLLYLIAALYLGILTSISPCPLATNIAAISYIGSKVENGRLVIHAGLLYTLGRCVLYISLAGLLTLTSLSIPAVSLFLQKYMHLILGPIFLILGMFLAGLVSVTFGGGMMNEKLQKRVDSMGIWGALLLGILFAVSFCPTSATWFFGLLALTLGADSGAITSVLSRIGLTLPSASVPGGSFVLPLVYGIGTALPVLVVAFLLAYSAKSLGQTFKVLTQIEWWARMTTGWVFILLGVYFSLSYVFEVSFTFA; encoded by the coding sequence ATGGCCGGTAGGAACTGGCCCTACATCATTTACGATCAAGGTACGCCACCCAAAGGATTGGCAATGCTCACTTACCTACTTTACTTAATCGCGGCGTTGTATTTAGGCATCCTGACGTCGATCAGTCCATGTCCTCTCGCGACGAACATCGCTGCGATTTCGTACATCGGAAGCAAGGTTGAGAATGGTCGTTTGGTCATTCACGCTGGGCTGCTTTACACGCTCGGACGCTGCGTGCTCTACATCTCACTCGCTGGGCTACTTACTTTAACCAGTCTCTCCATCCCAGCGGTGTCTCTTTTCTTGCAAAAGTACATGCACCTGATTCTGGGACCGATCTTTCTGATACTCGGAATGTTCCTGGCTGGTTTAGTCTCGGTAACGTTTGGTGGCGGCATGATGAACGAGAAGCTTCAAAAGCGAGTCGATTCGATGGGGATCTGGGGAGCACTACTTCTGGGTATCTTATTCGCCGTTTCGTTTTGCCCGACATCAGCCACTTGGTTCTTTGGTCTCTTGGCATTGACCCTCGGTGCGGACTCAGGTGCAATCACGAGTGTGCTAAGCAGAATCGGACTCACACTGCCATCCGCGTCGGTTCCAGGCGGTTCGTTTGTACTTCCGTTGGTGTACGGCATTGGCACGGCGCTGCCTGTCTTGGTCGTCGCGTTTCTTTTGGCCTACAGCGCCAAATCGCTGGGCCAAACGTTTAAGGTGCTCACCCAAATCGAGTGGTGGGCGAGAATGACTACCGGATGGGTGTTTATCTTACTTGGTGTCTATTTCTCGCTCTCATATGTCTTCGAGGTCTCTTTCACTTTTGCTTAG